From Azospirillum baldaniorum, the proteins below share one genomic window:
- a CDS encoding UPF0262 family protein — translation MSTKGNRRIVHVTLDEKTVIRRKPEVEHERAVAIFDLLEDNEFCPCDHADDGPYHLHLSIEDNRLVFDVRRDDDSALDKITLPVTGFRSIVRDYFLICESYYQAIKRSSPSQIEAIDMGRRGLHNEGSEMLRERLAGKVEMDLQTARRLFTLICVLHIRG, via the coding sequence GTGAGCACGAAGGGCAACCGCCGCATCGTCCACGTGACGCTCGACGAGAAGACGGTGATCCGGCGCAAGCCGGAGGTGGAGCACGAGCGCGCGGTTGCCATCTTCGACCTGCTCGAAGACAACGAGTTCTGTCCGTGCGACCATGCGGACGACGGTCCCTATCACCTGCATCTGTCGATCGAGGACAACCGGCTGGTCTTCGACGTCCGGCGCGACGACGACAGTGCGCTGGACAAGATCACCCTGCCGGTGACCGGCTTCCGGTCCATCGTCCGGGACTATTTCCTGATCTGCGAAAGCTACTATCAGGCGATCAAGCGCTCCTCGCCCTCGCAGATCGAGGCGATCGACATGGGGCGCCGCGGCCTGCACAACGAAGGATCGGAGATGCTGCGCGAACGGCTGGCCGGCAAGGTCGAAATGGATCTCCAGACGGCGCGTCGGCTGTTCACGCTGATCTGCGTCCTCCACATCCGCGGCTGA
- a CDS encoding MetQ/NlpA family ABC transporter substrate-binding protein: MKAFLTSIVTAALLTVSTGAGAAALKLGVSAGPYGEILEYTAKIAAKEGLKAEVIEFTDWNMPNAALQSGDIDANNFQHQPFLDNQIKQRGYDIVPVAKSIVVPMGIYAKKVQSLADLKEGASVSIPNDPTNGARALFLLAKAGVIGLKDGAGLNTSIADIASNPKKIKLVELDAAQLPRSLDDVDASVITLNYAVLAGLTPKTALVLEDDQSKWHLVWAVRKDRAEDPAIKRFIELYRSAEVRDFINTRFNGTIIPTW; the protein is encoded by the coding sequence GTGAAAGCCTTTCTGACGTCCATTGTCACCGCCGCCCTTCTCACCGTCTCCACCGGCGCCGGCGCCGCGGCCCTGAAGCTCGGCGTGTCCGCCGGTCCCTATGGCGAAATCCTGGAATACACGGCGAAGATCGCCGCCAAGGAGGGCCTGAAGGCGGAGGTGATCGAGTTCACCGACTGGAACATGCCCAACGCCGCCCTCCAGTCCGGCGACATCGACGCCAACAACTTCCAGCACCAGCCCTTCCTGGACAACCAGATCAAGCAGCGCGGCTACGACATTGTGCCGGTCGCCAAGAGCATCGTCGTGCCCATGGGCATCTACGCGAAGAAGGTCCAGTCGCTGGCCGACCTGAAGGAGGGGGCCAGCGTCTCCATCCCCAACGACCCGACCAACGGCGCCCGCGCGCTGTTCCTGCTGGCCAAGGCCGGGGTGATCGGGCTGAAGGACGGGGCGGGCCTGAACACCTCCATCGCCGACATCGCGTCCAACCCGAAGAAGATCAAGCTGGTGGAGTTGGACGCGGCCCAGCTTCCGCGCTCGCTGGACGACGTTGACGCTTCGGTCATCACGCTGAACTACGCGGTCCTGGCCGGGCTGACCCCGAAGACCGCCCTGGTTCTGGAAGACGACCAGTCGAAATGGCACCTCGTCTGGGCCGTCCGCAAGGATCGCGCCGAGGACCCGGCGATCAAGCGCTTCATCGAGCTGTATCGCTCCGCCGAGGTGCGGGA
- a CDS encoding low molecular weight phosphatase family protein yields the protein MAPVLQPLPVTSVLFACTYNMIRSPMAAAIMRHFHGTRVYVDSVGVREGDEVDPFAVAVMEEMGIDLSRHRCRSFEDLEDTNFDLIVSLSPEAQHRAIEMTRTMACDVEFWNTFDPTLVDGNREAMLEAYRKVRDGLLGRIKERFPLSRGPTV from the coding sequence ATGGCCCCGGTGCTGCAACCGCTCCCCGTGACGAGCGTGTTGTTCGCCTGCACCTACAACATGATCCGCTCGCCGATGGCGGCGGCGATCATGCGCCATTTCCATGGCACGCGCGTCTACGTCGATTCGGTCGGCGTGCGCGAGGGGGACGAGGTCGATCCCTTTGCCGTGGCGGTGATGGAGGAGATGGGCATCGACCTGTCCCGCCACCGCTGCCGCAGCTTCGAGGATCTGGAGGACACGAATTTCGACCTGATCGTGTCGCTGTCGCCGGAGGCGCAGCACCGCGCCATCGAAATGACCCGCACCATGGCGTGCGACGTGGAGTTCTGGAACACCTTCGACCCGACCCTGGTGGACGGCAACCGCGAGGCCATGCTGGAGGCCTACCGCAAGGTCCGTGACGGGTTGCTGGGCAGGATCAAGGAGCGGTTCCCCCTGTCCCGCGGCCCGACGGTGTGA
- the hisD gene encoding histidinol dehydrogenase, whose product MPVRLDAQDPRFAKGFEGLLHAKRETSEDVQVLVAGVIDDVRKRGDAALIDYTARWDRQTLTPATLRISQEEVDAAVGQCGDELLRALDTAAERIESFHRLQVPETTDYRDAQGVRLGARWTAVGAAGLYVPGGTASYPSSVLMNALPAKVAGVERIVMVVPTPDGAINPLVLAAAKRCGITEIYRIGGAQAVAALAYGTETIAPVDKIVGPGNAFVAAAKRLVYGTVGIDSIAGPSEILVVADNRNDPAWIAMDLLSQAEHDTSAQSILITDDPAFADAVAAAVDRHLETLPRAAIAGESWREHGAIIVVRDLLAESPALIDRLAPEHLELAVEDPDALAATVRNAGAIFLGRYTPEAIGDYVAGPNHVLPTARSARFSSGLNVLDFMKRTTFVACDADSVKAIGPAAVTLARSEGLDAHALSVALRLPGGGQG is encoded by the coding sequence ATGCCCGTCAGGCTTGATGCCCAGGACCCCCGCTTCGCCAAGGGCTTCGAGGGGCTTCTCCACGCCAAGCGCGAAACCAGCGAGGACGTGCAGGTCCTGGTCGCCGGCGTCATCGACGACGTGCGCAAGCGCGGCGACGCGGCGCTGATCGACTACACCGCCCGCTGGGACCGCCAGACGCTGACCCCCGCCACGCTGCGCATCTCCCAGGAGGAGGTGGACGCGGCGGTCGGGCAGTGCGGCGACGAGCTGCTGCGCGCGCTCGACACCGCGGCGGAGCGCATCGAGAGCTTCCACCGCCTCCAGGTGCCGGAGACGACCGACTACCGCGACGCCCAGGGCGTGCGGCTGGGCGCCCGCTGGACGGCGGTCGGCGCCGCCGGCCTCTATGTGCCGGGCGGCACGGCGTCCTACCCCAGCTCCGTCCTGATGAACGCGCTGCCGGCCAAGGTCGCGGGGGTGGAGCGCATCGTCATGGTGGTGCCGACCCCGGACGGGGCGATCAACCCGCTGGTCCTGGCCGCCGCCAAGCGCTGCGGCATCACCGAGATCTACCGCATCGGCGGCGCCCAGGCCGTGGCCGCGCTGGCCTACGGCACCGAGACCATCGCGCCGGTGGACAAGATCGTGGGCCCCGGCAACGCCTTCGTCGCCGCCGCCAAGCGGCTGGTCTACGGCACGGTCGGAATCGACAGCATCGCCGGCCCGTCGGAGATCCTGGTGGTCGCCGACAACCGGAACGACCCGGCCTGGATCGCCATGGACCTGCTGTCCCAGGCGGAGCACGACACCTCGGCCCAGTCGATCCTCATCACCGACGACCCGGCTTTCGCCGACGCGGTGGCGGCGGCGGTGGACCGGCATCTGGAGACGCTGCCGCGCGCCGCCATCGCCGGGGAAAGCTGGCGGGAGCACGGCGCCATCATCGTGGTGCGCGACCTGCTGGCCGAGTCGCCGGCCCTGATCGACCGGCTGGCGCCGGAGCATCTGGAACTGGCGGTGGAGGACCCGGACGCGCTGGCCGCGACGGTGCGCAACGCCGGGGCCATCTTCCTCGGCCGCTACACGCCGGAGGCCATCGGCGATTACGTCGCCGGCCCGAACCATGTCCTGCCGACGGCGCGCTCCGCGCGCTTCTCCTCCGGCCTGAACGTGCTCGATTTCATGAAGCGGACGACCTTCGTCGCCTGCGATGCGGACAGCGTGAAGGCGATCGGTCCGGCGGCGGTGACGCTGGCCCGGTCGGAGGGTCTGGACGCGCACGCGCTGTCGGTGGCGCTGCGCCTGCCGGGGGGAGGTCAGGGGTGA
- the hisG gene encoding ATP phosphoribosyltransferase: MPADTRALGAPAPSTPADASSNVSASQPLVLALPKGRILKELRPLLAHAGIEPEAAFDDADSRLLRFATNIPNLSIIRVRSFDVATFVAFGAAHLGVAGNDVLMEFDYPEIYAPLDLGIGKCRLSVAEPVELGESDDPSRWSHVRVATKYPEVTRKHFAARGVQAECVKLNGAMELAPTLGLCRRIVDLVSTGSTLKANGLVEIEHIADVTSRLIVNRAAFKTRPEEISGWIDRFREAVNARQA, translated from the coding sequence TTGCCCGCCGATACCCGTGCTCTTGGCGCGCCGGCGCCCAGCACGCCGGCCGATGCGTCGTCGAACGTGTCGGCCAGTCAGCCGCTGGTTCTGGCCCTGCCCAAGGGACGCATCCTGAAGGAGCTGCGCCCGTTGCTCGCCCACGCCGGCATCGAGCCGGAAGCGGCGTTCGACGACGCGGACAGCCGGCTCCTGCGCTTTGCGACCAACATCCCGAATCTCAGCATCATCCGCGTCCGGTCCTTCGACGTGGCGACCTTCGTCGCCTTCGGCGCCGCCCATCTGGGCGTGGCCGGCAACGACGTGCTGATGGAATTCGATTATCCGGAAATCTACGCGCCGCTCGACCTCGGCATCGGCAAATGCCGCCTGTCGGTCGCCGAACCGGTCGAACTGGGGGAGAGCGACGATCCGTCGCGTTGGAGCCACGTGCGCGTCGCCACCAAATACCCGGAGGTCACCAGGAAGCATTTCGCGGCGCGCGGGGTGCAGGCGGAGTGCGTGAAACTGAACGGCGCGATGGAACTTGCCCCGACCCTCGGCCTGTGCCGCCGCATCGTCGATCTGGTGTCCACCGGCTCGACACTGAAGGCGAACGGGCTGGTGGAGATCGAGCACATCGCCGACGTCACCTCCCGCCTCATCGTCAACCGGGCCGCCTTCAAGACGCGGCCCGAGGAAATCTCCGGCTGGATCGACCGCTTCCGGGAGGCTGTGAATGCCCGTCAGGCTTGA